A genomic window from Micromonospora violae includes:
- a CDS encoding response regulator, which produces MSAPIRILLADDHALVRRGVRLILDGEPDLTVVAEASDGAEALEQARLHQPDLAILDIAMPRLTGLQATRELIRQQPGLRVLILTMYDNEQFFFEGLRAGANGYVLKSVADRDLVEACRAAMRDEPFLYPGAVTALIRNYLDRVRNGEPVPERAITGREEEILKLVAEGHSSKEIAELLFISIKTVERHRSNLLQKLGLRDRLDLTRYAIRAGLIEP; this is translated from the coding sequence ATGAGCGCACCCATCCGCATCCTGCTCGCCGACGACCACGCGCTGGTACGCCGCGGCGTGCGTCTCATCCTCGACGGCGAACCCGACCTGACCGTCGTCGCCGAGGCCAGCGACGGCGCCGAAGCCCTCGAACAGGCCCGCCTGCACCAACCGGACCTGGCCATCCTCGACATCGCGATGCCCCGACTCACCGGCCTGCAGGCCACCCGCGAACTCATCAGACAACAACCAGGCCTGCGGGTCCTGATCCTGACCATGTACGACAACGAACAGTTCTTCTTCGAAGGCCTGCGCGCCGGCGCCAACGGCTACGTCCTCAAATCCGTCGCCGACCGCGACCTCGTCGAGGCATGCCGCGCCGCCATGCGCGACGAACCGTTCCTCTACCCCGGCGCCGTCACCGCGCTGATCCGCAACTACCTCGACCGCGTCCGCAACGGCGAACCGGTACCCGAACGCGCCATCACCGGCCGCGAGGAGGAGATCCTCAAACTCGTCGCCGAGGGACACTCCTCCAAGGAGATCGCCGAACTGCTGTTCATCAGCATCAAGACCGTCGAGCGGCACCGCAGCAACCTGCTGCAGAAGCTGGGCCTGCGAGACCGACTCGACCTCACCCGGTACGCCATCCGCGCCGGCCTCATCGAACCCTGA
- a CDS encoding beta-N-acetylhexosaminidase, whose translation MRRRHTPTRLLAIAALALPLILPATPAPAAPPTPARHLSDVIPAPAHTHPDAHNAFRITPLTVIRTTPGSTAARRIGHQLATTLRPATGHPLPVLPVRSTPLPEIALLLGGTDNRIGQEGYQLDVTRRGVTIRANTPAGLFAGTQTLRQLLPADIEAPTPQRTTWTIPGGRIIDYPRFAYRGAMLDLARHFHTVDEITAYVDLLSQYKINYLHLHLTDDQGWRIQIDSWPRLTTVGGGPGTGVDGVGPGYLTKADYQAVVAHAAARHITIIPEIDMPGHTNAAQSTYPELNCDGVAPPPRTDIAVGYSSLCINDELTYRFVEDVIRELAAITPGPFLHIGGDEAHATTDEDYRTFMNRVLPLVAKYGKRASGWNEITQADTSTDHVAQFWGTGTTNASLVAATARGTKVIMSPANKAYLDMKYNANTHLGLRWAGLIEVSDAYGWDPATRVTGIGENAILGVEAPLWSETLRTLDDIEYMAFPRLPAIAELGWSPPASHDWESFRTRLGEQAPRWRLQQVNFYPSPQVPWL comes from the coding sequence GTGCGTCGCCGACACACCCCCACACGGCTGCTGGCCATAGCCGCACTCGCCCTACCACTCATCCTGCCCGCCACACCCGCCCCCGCCGCACCTCCCACACCAGCCCGACACCTCAGCGACGTCATCCCCGCACCGGCCCACACCCACCCCGACGCACACAACGCCTTCCGGATCACCCCGCTGACCGTCATCCGCACCACCCCCGGCTCAACCGCCGCCCGGCGCATCGGCCACCAACTCGCCACCACACTGCGCCCCGCCACCGGCCACCCCCTGCCCGTCCTCCCCGTCCGCTCCACCCCGCTGCCCGAGATCGCCCTGCTCCTCGGCGGCACCGACAACCGCATCGGCCAGGAGGGCTACCAACTCGACGTCACCCGCCGCGGCGTCACGATCCGGGCCAACACCCCCGCCGGACTGTTCGCCGGCACCCAGACACTGCGCCAACTCCTCCCCGCCGACATCGAGGCACCCACCCCGCAACGCACCACCTGGACCATCCCCGGCGGACGCATCATCGACTACCCACGCTTCGCCTACCGCGGCGCGATGCTCGACCTCGCCCGGCACTTCCACACCGTCGACGAGATCACCGCCTACGTCGACCTGCTCAGCCAGTACAAAATCAACTACCTGCACCTGCACCTCACCGACGACCAGGGCTGGCGCATCCAGATCGACTCCTGGCCCCGCCTCACCACCGTCGGCGGCGGACCCGGCACCGGAGTCGACGGCGTCGGCCCCGGATACCTCACCAAGGCCGACTACCAGGCCGTCGTCGCCCACGCCGCCGCACGGCACATCACGATCATCCCCGAGATCGACATGCCCGGACACACCAACGCCGCCCAGTCCACGTACCCCGAACTCAACTGCGACGGCGTCGCACCACCCCCGCGCACCGACATCGCCGTCGGCTACAGCTCCCTGTGCATCAACGACGAACTCACCTACCGCTTCGTCGAAGACGTCATCCGCGAACTCGCCGCCATCACCCCCGGACCATTCCTGCACATCGGCGGCGACGAAGCCCACGCCACCACCGACGAGGACTACCGCACCTTCATGAACCGGGTCCTGCCCCTGGTCGCGAAGTACGGCAAACGCGCCTCCGGATGGAACGAGATCACCCAGGCCGACACCTCCACCGACCACGTCGCCCAGTTCTGGGGCACCGGCACCACCAACGCCAGCCTGGTCGCAGCCACCGCCCGCGGCACCAAAGTCATCATGTCCCCGGCGAACAAGGCCTACCTGGACATGAAGTACAACGCCAACACCCACCTCGGCCTACGCTGGGCCGGCCTCATCGAGGTGTCCGACGCCTACGGCTGGGACCCCGCCACCCGGGTCACCGGCATCGGCGAGAACGCCATCCTCGGCGTCGAAGCCCCACTGTGGTCCGAGACGCTACGCACCCTCGACGACATCGAATACATGGCCTTCCCCCGCCTGCCCGCCATCGCCGAACTAGGCTGGTCCCCACCCGCCAGCCACGACTGGGAATCGTTCCGAACCCGACTGGGGGAGCAGGCACCCCGCTGGCGACTGCAACAGGTCAACTTCTACCCTTCCCCGCAGGTGCCCTGGCTCTGA
- a CDS encoding tyrosine-type recombinase/integrase, whose translation MHDKQDESLVVLIEEFLTARATRKPSPHTLAAYRRDLLAVAALIAEDATTPLPLPALSIIELSPRVMRAAFARFAAPRAPASVHRAWSTWNSFFTFLVADGIVAGNPMPAVGRPRALLPQPKPLRGADTPEVLLASAARNEGRQRDPWPERDVAVLAVALCAGLRLSELLALRVGSLGGRSGERRIEVLGKGGRPRVVPIEADLDRVLRDYLDSRVRRFGSRSVRPDSALLVDRRGEPLRRGGLQYLVESCFRRAGIGDRVPRGARLHALRHTFATRLAEDGASAAEIMRLLGHASLASSQTYIEVTAGQQRDAVRANRTNRALAGLGAVGRVR comes from the coding sequence ATGCATGACAAACAGGACGAATCGCTCGTAGTGCTGATCGAGGAGTTCCTGACCGCCCGCGCCACTCGCAAGCCCTCCCCCCACACGTTGGCGGCGTACCGGCGGGACTTGCTCGCGGTCGCGGCCCTGATCGCCGAGGATGCCACCACTCCCCTCCCCCTGCCTGCGCTGTCGATCATCGAGCTCTCCCCCCGGGTGATGCGGGCGGCCTTCGCCCGGTTCGCCGCTCCCCGGGCACCCGCGTCGGTGCACCGGGCCTGGTCCACCTGGAACAGTTTCTTCACGTTCCTGGTGGCCGACGGGATCGTGGCCGGTAACCCGATGCCGGCGGTCGGGCGACCCCGGGCGCTTCTCCCCCAGCCGAAGCCGCTGCGCGGCGCGGACACCCCCGAGGTGCTGCTCGCGTCCGCCGCGCGCAACGAGGGTCGGCAGCGCGATCCGTGGCCGGAGCGCGACGTCGCGGTGTTGGCGGTGGCGCTCTGCGCCGGGCTGCGCCTGTCGGAGTTGTTGGCGCTGCGGGTCGGCTCGCTGGGTGGCCGCTCTGGTGAGCGGCGGATCGAGGTGCTCGGGAAGGGCGGGCGGCCCCGGGTGGTGCCGATCGAGGCGGATCTGGACCGGGTGCTGAGGGACTACCTGGACAGTCGGGTGCGGCGCTTCGGTTCCCGGTCGGTACGCCCCGACTCGGCGTTGCTGGTGGATCGGCGGGGCGAGCCGTTGCGCCGTGGTGGGCTGCAGTACCTGGTGGAGTCGTGTTTTCGGCGGGCGGGCATCGGTGACCGGGTGCCGCGGGGGGCGCGGTTGCACGCGTTGCGGCACACGTTCGCGACGCGGCTGGCTGAGGATGGGGCGAGCGCGGCGGAGATCATGCGGTTGTTGGGGCACGCGTCGTTGGCGTCGTCGCAGACGTACATCGAGGTGACGGCCGGGCAGCAGCGCGACGCGGTGCGGGCGAATCGCACCAACCGGGCGCTGGCCGGCCTGGGGGCGGTGGGCCGGGTGCGGTGA
- a CDS encoding alpha/beta fold hydrolase, which produces MHLAFDQSAHTGPALVCLPMFSMSRAATATAFSPALAGTGLREIYLDLPGHGDTPAHCPPTSQAVLDTVCAWLDNHLDTPALLAGGSYGAYLAAGIARQRPDLVRGLLLVCPGITMARHSRHLPDEPPLDPPPGWLDAAPAALHAHLDTALGHRTPAVVATVLTALNSGGPGDARFQQRLQNGPDYALPDENTHVVFPGPVSVITGRQDGIVGYTDQFHAMRHYPRGTYTVIDAAGHYLPYEQPTLLRSLTQDWLRRTGVSTPR; this is translated from the coding sequence ATGCACCTGGCGTTCGACCAATCAGCACACACCGGACCAGCACTGGTGTGCCTACCCATGTTCAGCATGAGCCGCGCCGCCACCGCCACCGCCTTCAGCCCCGCCCTCGCCGGCACGGGCCTACGAGAGATCTACCTCGACTTGCCCGGCCACGGCGACACCCCCGCACACTGCCCACCCACATCCCAGGCGGTGCTCGACACCGTCTGCGCCTGGCTCGACAACCACCTCGACACGCCAGCCCTCCTCGCCGGAGGCTCCTACGGCGCGTACCTGGCGGCCGGCATCGCCCGCCAACGCCCCGACCTCGTCCGCGGCCTCCTGCTCGTCTGCCCCGGCATCACCATGGCCCGCCACAGCCGGCACCTGCCCGACGAACCACCACTCGACCCACCACCAGGCTGGCTCGACGCCGCCCCGGCCGCCCTGCACGCACACCTCGACACCGCCCTGGGCCACCGCACCCCAGCCGTCGTCGCGACCGTGCTCACGGCACTGAACTCCGGCGGTCCCGGCGACGCGAGATTCCAACAACGGCTCCAGAACGGCCCCGACTACGCCCTACCCGACGAGAACACCCACGTCGTCTTCCCCGGCCCGGTCAGCGTGATCACCGGCCGACAGGACGGCATCGTCGGCTACACCGACCAGTTCCACGCCATGCGCCACTACCCCCGCGGCACCTACACCGTGATCGACGCGGCCGGCCACTACCTGCCGTACGAACAACCCACCCTGCTGCGATCGCTCACCCAGGACTGGCTACGCCGCACGGGCGTCAGCACACCTCGCTGA
- a CDS encoding M14 family zinc carboxypeptidase, producing MRRQRSTLIAVSALLAVTLTTAPTPANAQSAADPTQVANLTIRQGDGYATLAWQPVDGATDYQIERTAVDTNGTPTGAPTIVGIWRPNRQINQQAPTFADAGFNPGDTFQWRVRARAGTTEQPYSDPVVATTTTPWGNPGTPGEQLRTQWETAHAAQYTSDTDEYAYTAAIDALSDRVRVVELGRTVQNRPINMMVIGYPTPAATPEAVAATAPVAINCNVHGNEPGDREACLIMARQLAFSTDPRITDLLSHTTVLIVPTINGDGRANNTRGNSTGQDLNRDYSLIRQPETAAYIKMVRDYRPVAGYDGHEYGNSRAGDLPMLPPRHQNVAQPIFDQSQDMIENHMYTKGAEAGWWACPYGCEGGGNVGLSEETILRNTLGLKNVANSLLELRSSGGQTRPDEGNTANNRRRKTYSALWTFHQFLDYHRADRGDILTSRAESIEIQAANTGRLVFRGSRPIPAHPAPHPGDSTPPLDAPPADLILDNAPCAYKLTDEQYNGARTDGPGGVGTTVAQRIAAHGWKVIKTSDGYYVPLNQPERGLIPLLLDTKGVEKLTDGERVYPTLTGRHNGPLAVTGFTCAADATISGPVTVRAGAALVATGTTISGPVNATRAAGVLIADSTINGPVQITNTTDAISIIDVTIAGPANLTGNTTGTDAPLLAGNTIRGPLNCTANSTAPTNLGVTNTVNGPRANQCAAL from the coding sequence ATGAGACGCCAACGATCCACCCTCATCGCCGTGTCCGCCCTACTCGCCGTCACCCTCACCACCGCACCAACCCCCGCCAACGCCCAGAGCGCGGCAGACCCCACCCAGGTCGCCAACCTCACCATCCGCCAAGGCGACGGGTACGCCACCCTCGCCTGGCAACCCGTCGACGGTGCCACCGACTACCAGATCGAACGCACCGCCGTCGACACCAACGGCACCCCCACCGGCGCACCCACCATCGTCGGCATCTGGCGCCCCAACCGCCAGATCAACCAACAGGCACCCACCTTCGCCGACGCCGGATTCAACCCCGGCGACACCTTCCAATGGCGAGTACGCGCCCGCGCCGGCACCACCGAACAGCCCTACTCCGACCCGGTCGTCGCCACCACCACCACACCCTGGGGCAACCCGGGCACCCCCGGCGAGCAACTGCGCACCCAGTGGGAAACCGCCCACGCCGCGCAGTACACCAGCGACACCGACGAGTACGCCTACACCGCCGCCATCGACGCCCTCAGCGACCGCGTCCGCGTCGTCGAACTCGGCCGCACCGTCCAGAACCGACCCATCAACATGATGGTCATCGGTTACCCCACCCCGGCCGCCACCCCCGAGGCCGTCGCCGCCACCGCTCCCGTGGCCATCAACTGCAACGTGCACGGCAACGAACCGGGCGACCGCGAAGCCTGCCTCATCATGGCCCGGCAACTCGCCTTCAGCACCGACCCCCGCATCACCGACCTGCTCAGCCACACCACCGTCCTGATCGTCCCCACCATCAACGGGGACGGCCGCGCCAACAACACCCGCGGCAACTCCACCGGCCAGGACCTCAACCGCGACTACTCACTGATCCGCCAGCCGGAGACCGCCGCGTACATCAAGATGGTCCGCGACTACCGACCCGTCGCCGGCTACGACGGCCACGAGTACGGCAACTCCCGCGCCGGCGACCTGCCCATGCTCCCGCCCCGCCACCAGAACGTCGCCCAACCCATCTTCGACCAGTCCCAGGACATGATCGAAAACCACATGTACACCAAGGGCGCCGAAGCCGGCTGGTGGGCCTGCCCGTACGGCTGCGAAGGCGGCGGCAACGTCGGCCTCAGCGAGGAAACCATCCTGCGCAACACCCTCGGCCTCAAGAACGTCGCCAACTCCCTGCTCGAACTGCGCAGCTCCGGCGGACAGACCCGACCCGACGAGGGCAACACCGCCAACAACCGACGCCGCAAGACCTACTCGGCCCTGTGGACCTTCCACCAGTTCCTCGACTACCACCGCGCCGACCGCGGCGACATCCTCACCTCCCGCGCCGAGTCCATCGAAATCCAGGCCGCCAACACCGGCCGCCTGGTCTTCCGCGGCTCCCGACCGATCCCCGCCCACCCCGCCCCGCACCCCGGCGACAGCACCCCGCCGCTGGACGCACCGCCGGCCGACCTCATCCTCGACAACGCCCCCTGCGCCTACAAGCTCACCGACGAGCAGTACAACGGCGCACGCACCGACGGACCAGGCGGAGTCGGCACCACCGTGGCGCAGCGCATCGCCGCACACGGCTGGAAGGTCATCAAGACCAGCGACGGCTACTACGTACCCCTCAACCAGCCCGAACGCGGCCTCATCCCGCTCCTGCTCGACACCAAGGGCGTGGAGAAGCTGACCGACGGCGAACGCGTCTACCCGACCCTCACCGGCCGACACAACGGACCACTGGCCGTCACCGGCTTCACCTGCGCCGCCGACGCCACCATCAGCGGCCCGGTCACCGTCCGGGCCGGCGCGGCACTCGTCGCGACCGGAACCACCATCAGCGGGCCGGTCAACGCCACCCGCGCCGCCGGCGTCCTCATCGCCGACAGCACCATCAACGGCCCGGTCCAGATCACCAACACCACCGACGCGATCTCCATCATCGACGTCACGATCGCCGGCCCGGCCAACCTGACCGGCAACACCACCGGCACCGACGCACCCCTGCTGGCCGGCAACACCATTCGTGGCCCGCTCAACTGCACCGCGAACAGCACCGCCCCGACCAACCTCGGCGTCACCAACACCGTCAACGGCCCGCGCGCCAACCAGTGCGCGGCACTGTGA
- a CDS encoding OFA family MFS transporter → MLSALDRRHTVAPPGYSRWLIPPAALAIHLCIGQVYATSVYKNSLIAHFDTSQTAIGVIFSIAIVMLGLSAAVAGTWVEANGPRKAMFVSACFWAAGFLVGSLGIATKQLWLLYLGYGLLGGIGLGIGYISPVSTLIKWFPDRPGLATGLAIMGFGGGAMVASPLSRQLLSFYDSGYDPANAGSTASGNALVWLFVTLGLGYFVIMMFGVANVRVPAQGWRPAGFDPASVAAKPLVTTANVSAANAVKTRAFWLLWVVLFCNVTAGIGILEQASPMIQDFFRDNGTSAVTVAAAGGFVGLLSLFNMAGRFAWSSTSDVIGRQPIYLVYLGVGMLLYTLLALIGQTSTALFVLLACVILSFYGGGFATVPAYLRDLFGTFQVGAIHGRLLTAWSAAGIAGPLIINGFLDAQGEPGSLTAAAYRPALFTMVGVLAVGFVANLLVRPVPQRYHEPATEQDGVRDLNEDTTALRSGTR, encoded by the coding sequence ATGCTTTCCGCACTCGATCGTCGGCACACCGTCGCGCCGCCCGGCTACAGCCGGTGGTTGATCCCCCCGGCGGCGTTGGCCATCCACCTCTGCATCGGTCAGGTCTACGCGACCAGCGTCTACAAGAACTCGCTGATCGCCCACTTCGACACCAGTCAGACGGCGATCGGGGTGATCTTCAGCATCGCGATCGTGATGCTCGGGTTGTCCGCCGCCGTCGCCGGGACCTGGGTGGAGGCGAACGGGCCGCGTAAGGCCATGTTCGTCTCGGCCTGTTTCTGGGCGGCGGGTTTCCTGGTGGGTTCGCTGGGCATCGCCACGAAGCAGCTGTGGCTGCTGTACCTGGGCTACGGGCTGCTCGGCGGCATCGGGCTGGGGATCGGCTACATCTCCCCCGTCTCCACCCTGATCAAGTGGTTCCCGGACCGGCCGGGCCTGGCCACCGGGTTGGCGATCATGGGGTTCGGTGGGGGTGCGATGGTCGCCTCTCCCCTGTCGCGGCAGCTGCTGTCGTTCTACGACTCCGGGTACGACCCGGCCAACGCGGGGTCGACGGCGTCGGGCAACGCCCTGGTGTGGTTGTTCGTCACACTCGGCCTGGGCTACTTCGTGATCATGATGTTCGGCGTGGCGAACGTGCGGGTGCCGGCGCAGGGCTGGCGGCCGGCCGGCTTCGACCCGGCGAGCGTGGCGGCGAAACCGCTGGTCACCACGGCGAACGTGTCGGCGGCGAACGCGGTGAAGACCCGCGCGTTCTGGCTGCTGTGGGTGGTGCTGTTCTGCAACGTGACCGCCGGCATCGGCATCCTGGAGCAGGCCAGCCCGATGATCCAGGACTTCTTCCGGGACAACGGCACCTCGGCGGTGACCGTCGCGGCGGCCGGCGGGTTCGTGGGTCTGCTGTCGCTGTTCAACATGGCCGGCCGGTTCGCGTGGTCGTCCACCTCGGACGTCATCGGCCGTCAACCGATCTACCTGGTGTACCTGGGCGTCGGCATGCTGCTGTACACCCTGCTGGCGCTCATCGGGCAGACCTCGACCGCCCTGTTCGTCCTGTTGGCCTGCGTGATCCTGTCGTTCTACGGCGGTGGGTTCGCGACCGTGCCGGCGTACCTGCGGGACCTGTTCGGCACCTTCCAGGTCGGTGCGATCCACGGTCGGCTGTTGACCGCCTGGTCGGCGGCGGGCATCGCGGGCCCGCTGATCATCAACGGGTTCCTCGACGCGCAGGGCGAGCCGGGCTCGCTGACGGCCGCGGCGTACCGTCCGGCGCTGTTCACGATGGTGGGTGTGCTGGCCGTGGGCTTCGTGGCGAATCTGCTGGTGCGGCCGGTGCCGCAGCGCTACCACGAACCGGCGACCGAACAGGACGGGGTTCGGGACCTGAACGAGGACACGACGGCGCTGAGGAGTGGTACGCGATGA
- a CDS encoding transglutaminase-like domain-containing protein, whose protein sequence is MQLVAGEPTQYLGGDTVVEVDHRAVRALAGELRAAHPDDVDFTRAAFAWVRDRIRHSVDAQDPRITVTASEVLSAGVGLCYAKSHLLVAVARAGGVPAGLCYQQLTDGRRPFLHGLVAVYLAGGWHRQDPRGNRTGIDAQFRLGREQLAYPLTDRSAGRDLPDVHVRPSRNVIAALRGARDALELCRTGLPATP, encoded by the coding sequence ATGCAACTGGTCGCGGGCGAACCGACGCAGTACCTGGGCGGTGACACGGTCGTCGAGGTGGACCATCGGGCAGTGCGAGCGTTGGCTGGTGAACTACGCGCGGCGCATCCGGACGACGTCGACTTCACGCGGGCCGCCTTCGCATGGGTTCGTGACCGGATCCGGCACTCCGTGGACGCCCAGGATCCGCGGATCACCGTCACCGCCAGCGAGGTGCTCAGCGCTGGCGTCGGCCTCTGCTATGCCAAGTCGCACCTGCTGGTGGCCGTGGCCCGGGCCGGCGGCGTTCCGGCCGGGTTGTGCTACCAACAGCTGACCGACGGGCGAAGGCCCTTCCTGCACGGCCTCGTTGCCGTCTACCTCGCGGGCGGCTGGCATCGCCAGGACCCGCGCGGTAACCGCACCGGCATCGACGCCCAGTTCCGGCTCGGACGTGAGCAACTGGCCTACCCGCTCACCGACAGATCGGCTGGTCGCGATCTTCCTGACGTGCACGTACGACCCTCGCGCAACGTGATCGCAGCTCTGCGCGGTGCGCGAGACGCTCTTGAACTGTGCCGCACCGGGTTGCCCGCTACGCCCTGA
- a CDS encoding HAD family hydrolase, which produces MAKEIAEIQAGYGAGTLSSDESCVLEARGWASRTPAEAQAFLESMPLVDGIAETVSWCRAHSLVPVLATLAWDFVGAYLCSRFGFDRACGPRLQVVDGRYSGEVAEQFDEQAKRDFAVRVAAELGVELRHCAAIGDGRSDVPLFGVVGCAIAFNATPEARAAASATVNGPDLHAVVPGLSAWLETIALPAN; this is translated from the coding sequence ATGGCCAAGGAGATCGCAGAAATACAAGCCGGCTACGGAGCCGGCACCTTGAGCAGTGACGAGTCTTGCGTGCTCGAGGCTCGTGGGTGGGCAAGCAGGACGCCCGCTGAAGCCCAGGCGTTTCTGGAGTCGATGCCGCTGGTGGACGGCATAGCGGAGACGGTTTCGTGGTGCCGGGCTCACTCGCTCGTGCCTGTGCTGGCCACGCTGGCGTGGGACTTCGTCGGCGCCTACCTGTGCAGCCGCTTCGGCTTCGACCGAGCGTGCGGACCACGCTTGCAGGTCGTCGACGGCCGCTACAGCGGCGAGGTCGCCGAGCAGTTCGACGAGCAGGCCAAGCGCGATTTCGCCGTCAGAGTGGCCGCCGAGTTGGGCGTCGAACTCCGGCATTGCGCGGCCATCGGTGACGGGCGATCGGATGTGCCGCTGTTCGGTGTGGTCGGCTGCGCCATCGCGTTCAACGCAACCCCCGAAGCTCGTGCCGCCGCCAGCGCAACGGTCAACGGCCCTGACCTCCACGCCGTCGTGCCCGGCCTGAGCGCCTGGCTGGAAACCATCGCCTTGCCCGCTAACTGA
- a CDS encoding fasciclin domain-containing protein, protein MPHPTRPRSHTPRLLAVALLLATTACTATTDTTPPANTGAPQVTGPLCAALPTGTDPGNPTFLASQPVDQALRWIPTLTTFEAALRTSGALTDLPTDTGVTILAPSDDAFAAKFSEDNWDDLMARHHDQLRTLLKAHLIAGAHSIEDLVTAGTATTLDGATVTLTRTGPTARLDDRADAVCADYQATNARIHIINAVLGPLPTTADDTDQRAH, encoded by the coding sequence GTGCCGCACCCCACCCGCCCCCGGTCCCACACCCCGCGCCTGCTCGCAGTGGCCCTCCTACTGGCCACCACCGCCTGCACCGCCACCACGGACACCACACCACCGGCCAACACCGGCGCACCCCAGGTCACCGGACCACTCTGCGCCGCCCTGCCCACCGGCACCGACCCCGGAAACCCGACCTTCCTCGCCAGCCAACCCGTCGACCAGGCACTACGGTGGATCCCCACCCTCACCACGTTCGAGGCGGCCCTGCGCACCAGCGGCGCCCTCACCGACCTGCCCACCGACACCGGCGTCACCATCCTCGCGCCCTCCGACGACGCCTTCGCCGCGAAGTTCTCCGAGGACAACTGGGACGACCTGATGGCCCGCCACCACGACCAGCTGCGCACCCTGCTCAAGGCGCACCTGATCGCCGGAGCCCACTCCATCGAGGACCTGGTGACCGCCGGCACCGCCACCACCCTCGACGGCGCCACCGTCACCCTCACCCGCACCGGACCCACCGCCCGTCTCGACGACCGCGCCGACGCGGTGTGCGCCGACTACCAGGCCACCAACGCGCGCATCCACATCATCAACGCGGTTCTCGGCCCACTGCCCACCACCGCCGACGACACCGACCAGCGGGCCCACTGA
- the zwf gene encoding glucose-6-phosphate dehydrogenase translates to MRMRSDAVVLFGVTGDLVSKKLFPALYELTRRDRLDVPVIGVARSAWDDQQLVTMARKSVAEANDEIDDEIFDQLADNLSMISGNYADPTTYQRLAQRLRDAERPVFYLAIPPAVFGSVVEGLAAVGLADRGRVIVEKPFGRDLASSRELDRTLGAAFAPERVFRIDHYLGKEAVEGLYAFRFANRLFEPLWNNEHIDNIQVTLAEGFGTQGRAGFYDTVGATRDVLQNHILQVVALIAMEAPARDDTEAFRESEAAVLRQVAPLSPQSTVRGQYAGYRDEPGVATDSNTETFVATRLTVDSPRWAGVPFYLRTGKSLPGTATEVVVEFKQPQRSLIPAERGTTAANLLRFRLGRGDGITMSIQAKSPGAEVASRPVDLSVDFGAALGRRQEAYERLLDDAMDGQHLRFARAETIEQEWRIVEPILDLPAAVQSYEKGTWGPADADALAGGWHTPDLR, encoded by the coding sequence ATGCGCATGCGCTCAGACGCGGTCGTGCTGTTCGGCGTCACGGGAGACCTCGTCTCGAAGAAGCTGTTCCCGGCGCTGTACGAGTTGACCCGGCGCGACCGCCTCGACGTCCCGGTGATCGGCGTGGCCCGCTCCGCCTGGGATGATCAGCAACTGGTGACCATGGCCCGTAAGTCGGTCGCCGAGGCCAACGATGAGATCGACGACGAGATCTTCGACCAGCTGGCGGACAACCTCTCGATGATCTCCGGCAACTACGCGGACCCGACGACGTACCAGCGGCTCGCGCAGCGGCTGCGCGACGCCGAACGGCCGGTCTTCTACCTGGCGATCCCGCCGGCGGTGTTCGGGTCCGTCGTCGAGGGCCTGGCGGCCGTCGGCCTGGCCGACCGGGGTCGGGTGATCGTGGAGAAGCCGTTCGGGCGTGACCTGGCGTCCTCCCGCGAACTGGATCGCACGCTGGGCGCGGCCTTCGCGCCGGAGCGCGTGTTCCGCATCGACCACTACCTCGGCAAGGAAGCCGTCGAGGGCCTCTACGCCTTCCGGTTCGCCAACCGGCTCTTCGAGCCGCTGTGGAACAACGAGCACATCGACAACATCCAGGTCACCCTGGCCGAGGGGTTCGGCACGCAGGGCCGGGCCGGGTTCTACGACACGGTGGGCGCGACCCGGGATGTGCTGCAGAACCACATCCTTCAGGTCGTCGCGCTCATCGCCATGGAGGCGCCCGCCAGAGACGACACCGAGGCGTTCCGGGAGTCGGAGGCCGCGGTGCTGCGGCAGGTCGCGCCGCTGTCGCCGCAGTCCACCGTCCGGGGGCAGTACGCCGGCTACCGTGACGAGCCGGGCGTGGCGACGGACTCGAACACGGAGACGTTCGTGGCGACCCGGTTGACGGTCGACTCCCCCCGCTGGGCGGGTGTCCCCTTCTACCTGCGCACGGGCAAGTCCCTGCCGGGGACGGCGACGGAGGTCGTGGTCGAGTTCAAGCAGCCGCAGCGCTCCCTGATCCCGGCGGAGCGCGGCACGACGGCCGCGAACCTGTTGCGCTTCCGCCTCGGGCGCGGTGACGGCATCACGATGTCGATCCAGGCGAAGAGCCCGGGTGCCGAGGTGGCGAGCCGTCCGGTGGATCTGTCCGTCGACTTCGGCGCGGCGCTCGGTCGCCGACAGGAGGCGTACGAGCGGTTGCTCGACGACGCGATGGACGGGCAGCACCTGCGGTTCGCGCGTGCCGAGACGATCGAGCAGGAGTGGCGCATCGTCGAGCCGATCCTGGACCTGCCGGCGGCGGTGCAGTCGTACGAGAAGGGCACCTGGGGTCCGGCGGACGCCGACGCGCTGGCCGGCGGCTGGCACACCCCGGACCTGCGGTAG